AGGCGGGCGAGCAGGCCGACCAGCGCCCGGGCCAGCAGTTGAGCGGCGCGCCAGATCAGCGGCGGCTGCCAGGTGGAGTGCACGGTGTCCATCAGCGCGACATCGTCGCACGCGACGGCGTGCTCGCGAGGGCGGGTCGGCCGGTTGCCCGGGTGATCAGGGTCATTGGTCCCGGGTCGGTTCGGGCCGCCCGGCCCTGCCCATTCCTCTACGACGAGCAGTAGTATTTACTACGTCTCGTAGTACGGATGGCTGGGGGTTTTCTGGTGGATGCGTTGGACGTTGCCCGCTGGCAGTTCGGTGTCACCACCGTCTACCACTTTCTCTTCGTTCCGCTGACCATCGGCCTGTCCGTGCTGGTGGCCATCCTGCAGACGTTGTGGCACCGCACCGGCAACGAGAAATACCTCAAGCTCACCAAGTTCTACGGCAAGCTGTTCCTGATCAACTTCGCCATGGGCGTGGTCACCGGCATCGTGCAGGAGTTCCAGTTCGGCATGAACTGGAGCGACTACTCCCGCTTCGTCGGTGACATCTTCGGCGCCCCCCTCGCCATCGAGGCGCTGGTCGCGTTCTTCCTCGAATCCACCTTCATCGGCCTGTGGATCTTCGGCTGGGACCGGCTGCCCAAGCGGGCGCACCTGGCCAGCATCTGGGCCGCCGCGATCGGCACCAACCTCAGCGCGTACTTCATCCTCGCGGCGAACTCGTTCATGCAGAACCCGGTCGGCTTCCGGATCAACCCGGACAGCGGGCGTGCCGAGCTGACCGACTTCCCGGCCGTGTTGACCAACAAGGTCGCCCTGATCACCTTCCCGCACACACTGGCCGGGTCGTTCCTGGTCGCCGGGGCGCTGGTCGTCGCCGTCGGCCTGTGGCACGTGATCCGCAACCGCGACTCCGCCGACACCGGCGCCTACCGCTTCGCCACGAAGTTCGGCTCCTGGGTGGTCCTGGTCGCCTCCGCCGCCGTCGTGTTCACCGGCGACATCCAAGGCAAGATCATGACGGACGTGCAGCCGATGAAGATGGCCGCCGCCGAGGGTCTCTACACCACCGAGAGCCCCGCCTCCTTCTCCGTACTCACCATCGGCAGCCTCGACGGCAGTCGCGAGGTGTTCGCCCTCAAGATCCCGTACCTGCTGTCGTACCTGGGCACCGGCGACCCGAACGGCACCGTGCACGGCATCAACGACCTGCAGGCCCAGTACGCCAGCCAGTACGGCGCGGGCAGCTACACCCCGATCATCCCGGTCACCTACTGGAGCTTCCGCTTCATGATCGCCTTCGGGTTGGCCGCCGCCGCGATTGCCCTGCTGGTGCTCTGGAGCCAGCGCAAGGGTCGCACCCCGAGCAGCAAGTGGCTGCTGCGCGCCGGGCTGGCCATGCCGGTGCTGCCGTTGCTGGCCAACTCGTTCGGCTGGATCTTCACCGAGATGGGCCGCCAGCCGTGGATCGTCTTCGGCGAGATGCTCACCCGCAACGGCGTGTCCCGCAGCGTCTCGCTGACCGA
The window above is part of the Micromonospora sp. LH3U1 genome. Proteins encoded here:
- a CDS encoding cytochrome ubiquinol oxidase subunit I, yielding MDALDVARWQFGVTTVYHFLFVPLTIGLSVLVAILQTLWHRTGNEKYLKLTKFYGKLFLINFAMGVVTGIVQEFQFGMNWSDYSRFVGDIFGAPLAIEALVAFFLESTFIGLWIFGWDRLPKRAHLASIWAAAIGTNLSAYFILAANSFMQNPVGFRINPDSGRAELTDFPAVLTNKVALITFPHTLAGSFLVAGALVVAVGLWHVIRNRDSADTGAYRFATKFGSWVVLVASAAVVFTGDIQGKIMTDVQPMKMAAAEGLYTTESPASFSVLTIGSLDGSREVFALKIPYLLSYLGTGDPNGTVHGINDLQAQYASQYGAGSYTPIIPVTYWSFRFMIAFGLAAAAIALLVLWSQRKGRTPSSKWLLRAGLAMPVLPLLANSFGWIFTEMGRQPWIVFGEMLTRNGVSRSVSLTEVLTSFTAFTLIYAVLAVIEVKLLLRYAKAGVPDVSEEHPIDDTHDDAERPLAFAY